Proteins from a genomic interval of Acinonyx jubatus isolate Ajub_Pintada_27869175 chromosome B4, VMU_Ajub_asm_v1.0, whole genome shotgun sequence:
- the TST gene encoding thiosulfate sulfurtransferase isoform X2, with protein MPSGPAPPVGLRGALAPPPSARGPQGGAEQPFLRECKPSHWVLGPCRVAGPPQTRRPAGSAVGKSSSQVPLPCTHGPHTLLSFPGFHPRQVMRRAETMVHQVLYRALVSTKWLAESVRAGKLGPGLRVLDASWYSPGTREARKEYLERHVPGASFFDIEECRNAASPYEMMLPSEADFAHYVGRLGISNQTHVVVYDGDHLGSFYAPRVWWMFRVFGHRTVSVLNGGFRNWLKEGHPVTSEPSRPEPANFEATLDRSLLKTYEQVLENLESKRFQLVDARSQGRYLGTEPEPDAVGLDPGHIRGSVNMPFVDFLTEDGFEKSPEELRALFEAKKVNLAQPLIATCRKGVTACHIALAAYLCGKPDVAVYDGSWFEWFHRAPPETRVSQWQRGKA; from the exons ATGCCCTCCGGGCCAGCTCCCCCAGTGGGGCTCCGGGGAGCTCTCGCCCCGCCCCCTTCGGCGCgggggccccagggaggggcGGAGCAGCCCTTCCTTAGGGAATGCAAACCTTCCCACTGGGTGCTCGGGCCCTGCCGGGTGGCTGGGCCTCCGCAAACACGCCGCCCTGCGGGGAGCGCGGTGGGAAAAAGCTCCTCCCAGGTCCCGCTCCCCTGCACGCACGGCCCTCACACGCTGCTCTCTTTTCCTGGTTTCCACCCGCGCCAGGTGATGCGCAGAGCTGAAACCATGGTCCATCAGGTGCTCTACCGGGCGCTGGTCTCCACCAAGTGGCTGGCGGAGTCGGTTCGGGCTGGCAAGTTGGGGCCTGGCCTGCGGGTGCTGGACGCGTCCTGGTACTCGCCGGGCACCCGCGAGGCCCGCAAGGAGTACCTAGAGCGCCATGTGCCCGGCGCCTCCTTCTTTGATATAGAGGAGTGCCGGAACGCGGCGTCGCCCTACGAGATGATGCTGCCCAGCGAGGCCGACTTCGCCCACTACGTGGGCCGCCTGGGCATCAGCAACCAGACCCACGTGGTGGTTTACGATGGTGACCACCTGGGCTCCTTCTATGCGCCGCGGGTCTGGTGGATGTTCCGTGTGTTCGGCCACCGCACCGTGTCGGTGCTCAACGGCGGCTTCCGGAACTGGCTGAAGGAGGGCCACCCGGTGACATCTGAGCCCTCACGCCCAGAGCCGGCTAACTTCGAAGCCACACTGGACCGCTCCCTGCTCAAGACCTACGAGCAGGTGCTGGAGAACCTTGAGTCTAAGAGGTTCCAGTTGGTGGATGCCCGGTCCCAAGGACGGTACCTGGGCACCGAGCCAGAGCCAGATGCAGTAG GACTGGATCCGGGCCACATCCGAGGCTCAGTCAACATGCCGTTCGTGGACTTCTTGACCGAGGACGGCTTCGAGAAGAGCCCAGAGGAGCTGCGTGCTCTGTTCGAGGCCAAGAAGGTGAATCTGGCCCAGCCCCTCATTGCCACCTGCCGGAAGGGAGTCACCGCCTGCCACATTGCCCTGGCCGCCTACCTCTGCGGCAAGCCCGACGTGGCCGTCTACGACGGCTCCTGGTTCGAGTGGTTCCACCGGGCCCCCCCGGAGACCCGCGTGTCCCAGTGGCAGCGCGGGAAGGCCTGA
- the TST gene encoding thiosulfate sulfurtransferase isoform X3 has translation MVRAGRGVVSSGFEPANFSSGRGRAPGRRRGRVMRRAETMVHQVLYRALVSTKWLAESVRAGKLGPGLRVLDASWYSPGTREARKEYLERHVPGASFFDIEECRNAASPYEMMLPSEADFAHYVGRLGISNQTHVVVYDGDHLGSFYAPRVWWMFRVFGHRTVSVLNGGFRNWLKEGHPVTSEPSRPEPANFEATLDRSLLKTYEQVLENLESKRFQLVDARSQGRYLGTEPEPDAVGPEPSLAETRGTPASWGWPSLGSQSHGNPQTSLLPRGAFYATKKAGALLASGTRGKKQDGIQNSTDTRALKCTSFGPLPGCPKISKLDFLAREALEANRSIGFSLVGAAGVQPPMKISRRKDKIPTGKTPRNV, from the exons ATGGTGCGGGCCGGCCGGGGAGTTGTGAGCTCTGGGTTTGAACCGGCCAACTTCTCCAGCGGTCGGGGGCGAGCGCCAGGGCGGCGGCGAGGGCGA GTGATGCGCAGAGCTGAAACCATGGTCCATCAGGTGCTCTACCGGGCGCTGGTCTCCACCAAGTGGCTGGCGGAGTCGGTTCGGGCTGGCAAGTTGGGGCCTGGCCTGCGGGTGCTGGACGCGTCCTGGTACTCGCCGGGCACCCGCGAGGCCCGCAAGGAGTACCTAGAGCGCCATGTGCCCGGCGCCTCCTTCTTTGATATAGAGGAGTGCCGGAACGCGGCGTCGCCCTACGAGATGATGCTGCCCAGCGAGGCCGACTTCGCCCACTACGTGGGCCGCCTGGGCATCAGCAACCAGACCCACGTGGTGGTTTACGATGGTGACCACCTGGGCTCCTTCTATGCGCCGCGGGTCTGGTGGATGTTCCGTGTGTTCGGCCACCGCACCGTGTCGGTGCTCAACGGCGGCTTCCGGAACTGGCTGAAGGAGGGCCACCCGGTGACATCTGAGCCCTCACGCCCAGAGCCGGCTAACTTCGAAGCCACACTGGACCGCTCCCTGCTCAAGACCTACGAGCAGGTGCTGGAGAACCTTGAGTCTAAGAGGTTCCAGTTGGTGGATGCCCGGTCCCAAGGACGGTACCTGGGCACCGAGCCAGAGCCAGATGCAGTAG GCCCTGAGCCCTCGCTGGCAGAGACGAGGGGGACCCCCGCCTCCTGGGGCTGGCCCAGTTTGGGAAGCCAGAGTCACGGAAACCCCCAGACTTCTCTACTCCCAAGAGGTGCCTTTTATGCAACCAAGAAAGCAGGGGCGCTGTTGGCATCGGGGAccagaggaaagaaacaagaCGGCATTCAGAACTCCACAGACACTCGCGCTTTGAAATGCACTTCGTTCGGCCCACTGCCTGGATGCCCAAAGATTTCTAAGTTGGATTTCTTGGCACGGGAGGCCCTTGAAGCCAACAGATCCATTGGCTTCTCCCTGGTAGGGGCGGCAGGCGTCCAGCCTCCGATGAAAATTTCCAGACGAAAAGATAAAATTCCCACAGGAAAGACTCCCCGGAATGTATAA
- the TST gene encoding thiosulfate sulfurtransferase isoform X1, with protein MPSGPAPPVGLRGALAPPPSARGPQGGAEQPFLRECKPSHWVLGPCRVAGPPQTRRPAGSAVGKSSSQVPLPCTHGPHTLLSFPGFHPRQVMRRAETMVHQVLYRALVSTKWLAESVRAGKLGPGLRVLDASWYSPGTREARKEYLERHVPGASFFDIEECRNAASPYEMMLPSEADFAHYVGRLGISNQTHVVVYDGDHLGSFYAPRVWWMFRVFGHRTVSVLNGGFRNWLKEGHPVTSEPSRPEPANFEATLDRSLLKTYEQVLENLESKRFQLVDARSQGRYLGTEPEPDAVGPEPSLAETRGTPASWGWPSLGSQSHGNPQTSLLPRGAFYATKKAGALLASGTRGKKQDGIQNSTDTRALKCTSFGPLPGCPKISKLDFLAREALEANRSIGFSLVGAAGVQPPMKISRRKDKIPTGKTPRNV; from the exons ATGCCCTCCGGGCCAGCTCCCCCAGTGGGGCTCCGGGGAGCTCTCGCCCCGCCCCCTTCGGCGCgggggccccagggaggggcGGAGCAGCCCTTCCTTAGGGAATGCAAACCTTCCCACTGGGTGCTCGGGCCCTGCCGGGTGGCTGGGCCTCCGCAAACACGCCGCCCTGCGGGGAGCGCGGTGGGAAAAAGCTCCTCCCAGGTCCCGCTCCCCTGCACGCACGGCCCTCACACGCTGCTCTCTTTTCCTGGTTTCCACCCGCGCCAGGTGATGCGCAGAGCTGAAACCATGGTCCATCAGGTGCTCTACCGGGCGCTGGTCTCCACCAAGTGGCTGGCGGAGTCGGTTCGGGCTGGCAAGTTGGGGCCTGGCCTGCGGGTGCTGGACGCGTCCTGGTACTCGCCGGGCACCCGCGAGGCCCGCAAGGAGTACCTAGAGCGCCATGTGCCCGGCGCCTCCTTCTTTGATATAGAGGAGTGCCGGAACGCGGCGTCGCCCTACGAGATGATGCTGCCCAGCGAGGCCGACTTCGCCCACTACGTGGGCCGCCTGGGCATCAGCAACCAGACCCACGTGGTGGTTTACGATGGTGACCACCTGGGCTCCTTCTATGCGCCGCGGGTCTGGTGGATGTTCCGTGTGTTCGGCCACCGCACCGTGTCGGTGCTCAACGGCGGCTTCCGGAACTGGCTGAAGGAGGGCCACCCGGTGACATCTGAGCCCTCACGCCCAGAGCCGGCTAACTTCGAAGCCACACTGGACCGCTCCCTGCTCAAGACCTACGAGCAGGTGCTGGAGAACCTTGAGTCTAAGAGGTTCCAGTTGGTGGATGCCCGGTCCCAAGGACGGTACCTGGGCACCGAGCCAGAGCCAGATGCAGTAG GCCCTGAGCCCTCGCTGGCAGAGACGAGGGGGACCCCCGCCTCCTGGGGCTGGCCCAGTTTGGGAAGCCAGAGTCACGGAAACCCCCAGACTTCTCTACTCCCAAGAGGTGCCTTTTATGCAACCAAGAAAGCAGGGGCGCTGTTGGCATCGGGGAccagaggaaagaaacaagaCGGCATTCAGAACTCCACAGACACTCGCGCTTTGAAATGCACTTCGTTCGGCCCACTGCCTGGATGCCCAAAGATTTCTAAGTTGGATTTCTTGGCACGGGAGGCCCTTGAAGCCAACAGATCCATTGGCTTCTCCCTGGTAGGGGCGGCAGGCGTCCAGCCTCCGATGAAAATTTCCAGACGAAAAGATAAAATTCCCACAGGAAAGACTCCCCGGAATGTATAA
- the MPST gene encoding 3-mercaptopyruvate sulfurtransferase isoform X1, producing the protein MTEPGSAEPETGACSPGVAAAATMPPQQLFRALVSAQWVAEALRTPRAGQPLQLLDASWYLPKLGRDARREFEERHIPGAAFFDIDQCSDRTSPYDHMLPSAAHFAEYAGHLGVGAATHVVIYDASDQGLYSAPRVWWMFRAFGHRTVSLLDGGLRHWLRLGLPLSSGKSRPAPAEFRASLDPAFVKTYEDVKENLESRRFQVVDARATGRFRGTEPEPRDGIEPGHIPGTVNIPFTDFLTQEGLEKSPEEIRRLFQEKKVDLSQPLVATCGSGVTACHVALGAYVCGKPDVAIYDGSWVEWYMRAQPEDVISEGRGKTH; encoded by the exons ATGACCGAGCCCGGAAGCGCGGAGCCCGAGACCGGG GCTTGCAGCCCCGGtgtcgccgccgccgccaccatgCCCCCACAGCAGCTCTTCCGCGCGCTCGTGTCGGCGCAGTGGGTGGCCGAGGCGCTGCGGACCCCGCGCGCGGGACAGCCCCTGCAGCTGCTAGACGCCTCCTGGTACCTGCCCAAGCTGGGCCGCGACGCGCGCCGCGAGTTCGAGGAGCGCCACATCCCCGGCGCCGCCTTCTTCGACATCGATCAGTGCAGCGACCGCACGTCCCCCTACGACCACATGCTGCCCAGCGCGGCGCACTTCGCGGAGTACGCGGGCCACCTGGGCGTGGGCGCCGCCACCCACGTCGTGATCTACGACGCCAGCGACCAGGGCCTCTACTCTGCGCCGCGCGTCTGGTGGATGTTCCGCGCCTTCGGCCACCGCACCGTGTCGCTGCTCGACGGCGGCTTGCGCCACTGGCTCCGCCTGGGTCTCCCGCTGAGCTCGGGGAAGAGCCGCCCGGCGCCCGCCGAGTTCCGAGCCTCGCTGGACCCCGCCTTCGTCAAGACGTACGAGGACGTGAAGGAGAACCTTGAATCCCGGCGCTTCCAGGTGGTGGACGCCCGCGCCACCGGCCGGTTCCGCGGCACCGAGCCCGAGCCCCGAGACG GCATCGAACCTGGCCACATCCCCGGCACTGTGAACATCCCCTTCACGGACTTCCTGACCCAGGAGGGCCTGGAGAAGAGCCCCGAGGAGATCCGCCGTCTGTTCCAGGAAAAGAAGGTGGATTTGTCCCAGCCACTGGTGGCCACGTGCGGCTCCGGCGTCACAGCCTGCCACGTGGCACTGGGGGCCTACGTCTGCGGCAAGCCCGACGTGGCCATCTATGATGGCTCCTGGGTAGAGTGGTACATGCGTGCCCAGCCAGAGGACGTCATCTCCGAGGGCCGGGGGAAGACCCACTGA
- the MPST gene encoding 3-mercaptopyruvate sulfurtransferase isoform X2: MPPQQLFRALVSAQWVAEALRTPRAGQPLQLLDASWYLPKLGRDARREFEERHIPGAAFFDIDQCSDRTSPYDHMLPSAAHFAEYAGHLGVGAATHVVIYDASDQGLYSAPRVWWMFRAFGHRTVSLLDGGLRHWLRLGLPLSSGKSRPAPAEFRASLDPAFVKTYEDVKENLESRRFQVVDARATGRFRGTEPEPRDGIEPGHIPGTVNIPFTDFLTQEGLEKSPEEIRRLFQEKKVDLSQPLVATCGSGVTACHVALGAYVCGKPDVAIYDGSWVEWYMRAQPEDVISEGRGKTH; encoded by the exons atgCCCCCACAGCAGCTCTTCCGCGCGCTCGTGTCGGCGCAGTGGGTGGCCGAGGCGCTGCGGACCCCGCGCGCGGGACAGCCCCTGCAGCTGCTAGACGCCTCCTGGTACCTGCCCAAGCTGGGCCGCGACGCGCGCCGCGAGTTCGAGGAGCGCCACATCCCCGGCGCCGCCTTCTTCGACATCGATCAGTGCAGCGACCGCACGTCCCCCTACGACCACATGCTGCCCAGCGCGGCGCACTTCGCGGAGTACGCGGGCCACCTGGGCGTGGGCGCCGCCACCCACGTCGTGATCTACGACGCCAGCGACCAGGGCCTCTACTCTGCGCCGCGCGTCTGGTGGATGTTCCGCGCCTTCGGCCACCGCACCGTGTCGCTGCTCGACGGCGGCTTGCGCCACTGGCTCCGCCTGGGTCTCCCGCTGAGCTCGGGGAAGAGCCGCCCGGCGCCCGCCGAGTTCCGAGCCTCGCTGGACCCCGCCTTCGTCAAGACGTACGAGGACGTGAAGGAGAACCTTGAATCCCGGCGCTTCCAGGTGGTGGACGCCCGCGCCACCGGCCGGTTCCGCGGCACCGAGCCCGAGCCCCGAGACG GCATCGAACCTGGCCACATCCCCGGCACTGTGAACATCCCCTTCACGGACTTCCTGACCCAGGAGGGCCTGGAGAAGAGCCCCGAGGAGATCCGCCGTCTGTTCCAGGAAAAGAAGGTGGATTTGTCCCAGCCACTGGTGGCCACGTGCGGCTCCGGCGTCACAGCCTGCCACGTGGCACTGGGGGCCTACGTCTGCGGCAAGCCCGACGTGGCCATCTATGATGGCTCCTGGGTAGAGTGGTACATGCGTGCCCAGCCAGAGGACGTCATCTCCGAGGGCCGGGGGAAGACCCACTGA